ttttttgagatagagtctcactttgtcacctaggctagagtacagtggtgcgatctcagctcactgcaacctccacttcctgggttcaagtgattctcctgcctcaaccttctaagtagctgagattacaggtgcctgccaccacgcctgactaaattttttgtatttttagtagagacaaggtttcaccatgttggcctggctggtctcgatctcctgacctcaggtgatccatctgcctcggcctcccaaagtgctgggattacaggtgtgagctgctgcgctGGGCGTATTTGTAACTTTTATGTGGCCAGATTGTTTTGGGGTGTTACTCCTGTCATTTCCATGCTTTCAAAGTCCTTCCCTATTGAAGACCAGGTGAATATGGaccaagttttcttctttttgacatTCAGGACTGGGCGcagcgactcacacctgtaatagcagcactttgggaggctgaggcgggcagatcacttgaggtcaggagttcaagaccagcctgaccaacacggtgaaaccctgtctctactaaaaacacaataattagccgggcatggtagcaggtgcttataatcccagctactcaggaggccgaggcaagagactcacttgaacccaggaaaaggaggttgcagtgagctgagattgcaccactgcactccagcctgggctacagagtgagattctgtcgaaagaaagaaagagagagagaaagacggaaagaaaggggggggggagggagggaagaaggaaggaaggaaggaagggtggaaggggaaggaaagaaggggaaggaggaggaaggaaggaaaaggaaagaaaaggaaggaaaaggaagaaaaaggaagaaaaaggaagaaagacattCAGATGCCCAGGGTTTCTCTGCCTGTGATTTGAGAGCTGTCTGtgttggaatcacctggggagattGCTTAAAATCCAGATTTCTGGGCCTCACCCTAGAAAGGGTCTCTGAGAGGAAGCCGCAGTTCTCTCCATTTTTAGCAAGTCTCACATGTGGTTTCAGTAAAAcactaaagtttgaaaaccactgctcaaaaGAATGACAGgacacaatttgaaaaagaatacaATCTGATTCCCCCCTCCCACGAGCCAATTTCCCCAGCAGCAGCCATTTGGCAATAATCCAGTTCTTCCAGGATGGTCTGTGGGAAGAATTTTCTCATGCTTGAAGTTCTTAAAGCTGGGATTCATTGGCAGGTAACGAGCTCTTAGTCTCAAACTGTCCAAGCTCAGGACTGTTGGTGTCTTGGGATCCCATGCTCCAGCTGGAAGGTCGGATGAAGTGACATTTCATAAGGTACCTGAActagtgctttttattttttctccaaatgcCCTTGAAGGTTCTTCTCCAGCTAATATAAAACCTATGAGAAAAGTGCTTTGAAGGTGCAGGGTCAGGACAGAGTGAGCTTTCTGTATGGTAAAAAGCCAAGAAAGGAGAAACAGCATTCTGGTACTTACCAGCAGCCTGAGGTAGCCATGCTGTTAAGCGCAATGCCCTGTGTCCAGTTGATGGCCCCAACCCTGCCTAGGGGAGGCTGGGAGCTCCCAAGATACCCAGATGCTGTGTGCAAATGTTGATTGGTGGCCAGGTCATTGCCACGCCAAGCAACTATTCCAATCACCCTCCTCCCTGAGGAGTGTGACAAAATGTCTGAGCTAGATCAAGAACGACAGGTGCACAGCAGGCAGGTGATGGGGGACGGAAAAACACAGAGCCCTCGAAGACACAGCCAAGAAGCCAGAGAACTGCACCCTGGGCATAGAAGGCAGTGCTCTCTCCAGCACCTCCCAGGAGGTGAGACAGGGTTAGGGCAGCCCTCCTGCAATGCCTGGTCCAGCCCCATCGTGCAGAAGGAATTCCAAAGTCCAGAGGGGGAGTTGGTGGTCACGGTGGAGCAGTGCCCGGCTTCAGCACTTAGGATTTGCCATTACGCTAAAGCAGCGGTTCTCAAAATGTAACCCCAGGCCAGCAGTATCTGCTGTATCCTGGGACTTGTTAAAACTGCAGCTTCTAGGACCCGGAAgctctggaggtggggcccacACTCTGCATTGATACAGGCCCTCCTGACATGTGTTCAAACCTAAGAACCACCCGCTTAATCCTCTGCACTGGGGAAGATTAATGGAATACTTTAGCTTGCTTCGGAAAAAGTGGGAAAGACAGAGAACAGAGAGGCATGAGTGTGTGAGGCTCCCCGTGCACCACCCTTGATGGAATCTAAACCTCATGGCCTGGCATTTGGGGCCCCACGTGGTCCCCCAGCCTACCTTCTCAGACCGCTCGGGGGGTTCCGCCTGCTCCAGCAGAACTGCAAGTCCCTACTCCAGCATTTCTGTCGCTCTTCTGTAGTGCAGCCTCTTCCTTCTGAAATCCCACTCAAGCCCTACCTGAGGTGCCCTCTTTCCTCTGAAGGTGTATGAGATAAGAAACTTGAAACAGCGGCTCCCTCCTGGttctccttttaaaatacactactcgccgggtacagtggctcacacctatacccagcactttgggaggccaaggcgggtggatcacctgaggtcaggagttcgagaccagcctgtccaacatggtgaaaccccgtctctactaaaaatatataaattagccaggcatggtggcacacgcctgtaatcccaaattaggaggctgaggcaggagaatcacttgaacccgggaggtggaggttgcagtgagcagagattgcgccactacattctaccctgggtcacagagcaagactcagtctcaaaaacaacaacaacagaaaacaaacaaaaaacaccccaaaATATAACCACACTACTCTTAAAAACCTGGCCACAATCAGCCTTCCTTCTTCTGTGTATCTTTCCTGTTCAACTCCCTGGCCAAGCCTGACTCATCCCCCACCCTCTCCCGGTAGCACCCGGAGTCAAGCGGGCTCTCGGGGTTCTCAGCTGACAGtcagcatcttttcttttctaaaactcCCTTTTGAAAGTCCATGTGCTGACTCACCACTGTTTACAGTTCAGCAGCTGCTCTTAACTTTCTGCCTTTACCTAGATAAATTAACAGCAGCTGACCTCTAGAGCTGAATTATTTTTGGGACTGTGGTGGTTGCTAGAATGATTTTACCCCAGTGGCACAATGAAAGCAAGCAAGTGCCTTCTGTGCAGACCTGGCTCTTCCAAACTTGACTTAGAATGTCAGACTGGAGTGGGGGGCTTAGACTTCCTCACCACCGCCCCcttgttttaaagacagggtctcgctgtgtcatccacactggagtgcagtggcacaatcatggctcactgtagccttgacctcccaggctcaagtgatccttccacctcagcctgctaagtagctggaaccacaggtgtgtgccaccatgcctggctaattgtttcattttttatagacaggatctccctatgttgcccaagctggtctcgaactcctgggctcaagtgatccttctgcctctgcctcccaaggtgcttgggattccaggtgtgagccaccatgtccggcacTCTCTCCCAATTTTACAGGTAGAAAAACCAGCCCAGAGAGGCGCCTTGCCTTGCCAAGGTCTCCCTGAGAGTACCATCCATTCCAGGTAGCTCAGACACCTGCAGGATGGGCAGAAGGTACCAACCTGGTACTCAACTTCTGGCAGCCAGTGATGAGATGCCCCTATACATTCAGCGCCCCCATTAGCTCTGCAGACTGTTGTGGGCAAGGTGAACTCCCGTGCATCCCACGGCCCTGGTGGCTGTTTACAGTGTCCTGTGACTGGGACATTCCCAATAGCCAGGCGTTTGTCCAAAGCTCCTCAGTCTCAGGAACCCACCATGAAAGTGGAAGACGCAACCCCAGATCCCAGGTGGGGAGTCTTCAGCCCAGGGTCttccagcctggctgctgcccccAACTCAGGAACCTGCCTCTCTCTCCCCGATCCCACGCAGGCCGTACCTGGATCCCTGCCAATCTCCCAGGATGGGGACCAGCACCCCCAACCCCAGCTGAGCCCAGGACCCTGCCCACCCCCTCAGTGCCCCCAGACTCTCTCCCACTGGCTTGGAGGTGTTGGTGCTGAGAAAAGGAGGCAGGCAGGTAAGGAGAGGTCGTGATGCTACGGGGCCTGCAAGGCGTAGGCCGGTCAGTACAGGCTGGAGCACTCTGAAGCATGGGGGCTGGGAAAGGGGGTCCTGGGTGTGGAAACCCAGCTCCTTGGACATTTCCTGAAGGGTTTGGGGTGTCTTCTGAGCCCCTGGTCCCTGAGGCTGTTCCAAGACCAGCACACTCTGCGTTCCTTGAGCAGTGCGATCAGTCTTACGGTCTCCATTTTGTCCAACATGAACTCCTGGGAGGGAAAATAAATCTCTCACCTGACAGTGTTTTGGCCTCTGGACGCTACTTCCTAGGGACCAAAGCATCGTCAAAGGCTGACCTACTTCTTTAACTCTCACAAGGGCCCTGCAAAAGACGTGGTATCAATGCCACTGGGCAAATGAgcaaacagaggctcagagaagttaagtgacttgtctgaTGTGGCACAGCCAGGAGTGACAGAGCTGGATGACTAGGAGTCCAGATCCTGGTGTAATTTCCTGAATGTGGTTGCCTGCCTTTTCTCACTGCTCCTCCAAGAAGCCCACCCTGACTGCCCCCAGCCTCCCTCTCTGAAGGGCATTCATTTCTTAAGGACCAGATGAGCCTCCATCTCCTGTTGCCTAGCAGAATGCTGAGCATATTCAGGTGGCTCAATTCATGTTGGCTGAGTGACTGACAGATGTCAATCCAGAGGCCCAAACTGATTGTTGCCTGGGACCCAGTGATATCACcacataatttcttcctttttcttgggaAGAAGATGAAATTGATACACTGTGACTATTTAGACAAATGTGTCCTTACTCAGAAATCTCATTTCTTTGCAATATGAATAAGTTACAAGCTGTATATAACTAGGGATGCCAATTACACAGACTTGGACTGAATAGTGCCCACTGAGTTGTGCCATACAGCGGCCTCAATACTGCTTGTGAGGTTCCTGGAGACCTTCTTAACTGAGCCACAGGTTTGCTCACTGCTGACTGTTGCACTGGACACTAGGGAAGAGACCTGCCCCTCAGTGCTCCTGGGGAGCTAAGTATCCTGTGTTTGGACATCTGCACTGAGCCTGCCTCAAATGAGGTAAGCACGTTCTGACTTAGGATGAAGTCAGTGCCAAAGGTGGCAGACAGGAGAGTATGGAAAGGATGGGTCTTTGATGATGCCACTGAGCCTAGGATCACACCATGCCTGAAACCCACCCAGGCACCAAACTTCCACTCATGACACAAGATGTGCCCTGGTAGAGGAGCCAAATGACCtcagaaaagaacaaagtgggaAGACTCACtcttctcaattttaaaatttactacaaagccacagtaatcaagacagtatggtgctggcataaaaacagtcATAGAGATGAATGGAATAGAAtcgagaatccagaaataaactttcatattacagtcaactgatttttgacaagggtactGAGAAAATTCAAAGGGGAAAAATGgaactttttaaacaaatggtgtCAGGACAACTGACTATCCtcatgcagaataatgaaattggacccctaccttacattatattaaaaaattaactgaaaatgaatcACAGATCTAAACAGTAGAGCAAAAACTATAAATTTCTCACAAGAAACAAGTGTAAATCTTCATAACCCTGGATTAGGCAATGgctttttagatatgacacctaAAGGACAAGTACATACACATACCCAAAGTAAAATATTGGACtcttggctggatgcggtggctcacacctctaatcctagcactttgggaggccgaggcgggtggatcgcttgaggtcaggagttcaagaccagcctggccaacatggccaggtgtattctctaccaaaaaatacaaaaattagccaggtggggtggcggtgcatgcctgtagtcccagctactggggaggctgagtcaggagaatcacttgaactcaggaggcggaggctgcagtgagccaagatggcaccactgcactccagcctgggtgacagactgagaccctgtctcaaacaaacaaacaaaaaaacaaacaaattggattccatcaaaattcaaaacttctgtgcttcaaaggacaccatcaagataGTAAAAAGATAACATGCAAGATAGGAAATATTTGCAATCATTTATTTGATAAGGGACCTGTATCCAGAACGcaaaaagaattcttacaactcaactaaaaaaagacaaataggccgggcacagtggctcatgcctgtaatctcagcactttgggaggccgaggcaggtggatcacttgaggtcaggagttcgcaaccagtttggccaacatggtgaaaccccatctctaataaaaatacaaaacttagccgggtgtggtggtgcataccttagtcctagctactcgggaggctgaggcaggagaatcgcttgaacccgggaggcagaggttgcagtgagccaagatgcgccactgcacttcagcctgggcaacacagtgagaccccatctcaaaaaaaaaaatcaaattttttaatgggcaaataatttaaataggtatttctccaaaggAGAAGTATCTATTTATTGGCCATACACATGGCCAATAAGtgcatgaaaagatactcaacatcattagtcatcagataagtgcaaatcaaaaccacaatgagatgccacttcacacccattaggaggGTTAAATTAGAAAAGGTTGACAATAGcaaatgttagccaggatgtggATAAATTGGAACCATCGTACATTGATCATGGGGATGgtaaatggtgcagccatttcGGAAAGAAGTTTGGCAGTTAttcaaatgttaaacatagagttaacAGATGACCCAGAAATTGCACTCCTAGGTATGTGccaaagagaagtgaaaacatatttctgcataaaaatttgtacacaaatgttcatagcagcaataTTCATAATACCTAAGGAATgtaaacaacccagatgtccatcaactgatgaatggataaacaaaagttCTATCCATCCAAATAGgcccataccatggaatattcagccataaaaataaagcattgatTCGTGCTAgggcatggatgaaccttgaaaacattatgctaaatgaaagcagCCAGATGCAGTGTATCTTTTTGGGAGTGATGAAATGTTATGGAATTAGACAGGGGTAATGGCTATGCAATTTTGACTATACTGAAAACACCAAAGTGCATAATTGTAAGGGATACATTTTATGGTATgcgaattatatctcaataaagttattattttaaaaagacaggctCTGTTGTCAATCAAAGCCAATCAGATCACGTTTTCTGTTACTGCAGTAACAGTATCCTGACTGATGGGGGCGATGAGGAGAGAAGCCCAATGGACTTACAGTGTGAAGTTTAAGATGAGGACCCCCTAAGAAGCTTCCTCAGTCACCGAAATGCCCGCTGCCAGCATACTCATATGTGTAAGAGTGTGATCATACCTGTTTGCATCTTTGTGCGTGCAAGTTGATGTTTGTGTGCTTGTTTgcaggtgtgtctgtgtgtgtctcatgTGTGTTGGTGTGCAGAAAGCACATGTGGATATTGATGGGTGtatactatgtgtgtgtgtgtgtgtgatgtgtcaGAGTGGAGCTACATATAAAGACCAGGTGGGAAGTTCCTCTATGCACCCTCTACAGTGACCCTTCACCCAGTGGGTGCTCAAGTTTGTTGGGAGACTAACAGAGACCTTATGACCTTACTGCACCAGGCATCCATGTAGCTATGGAAAGAAGAGCTGATGGGGGGGTAAACACAAATGCAGCCTGAGTTAAGGAGCAGGACTAGCTCAAGTTGGAGCCTTGCCTGGGACAGTCAGGAGCCCCACAGCCATCTGTCTATCTTTACCTTAATCAGATTGAGCTTGGAGAAGAGATCCATGCTTTTGGGCATGCTGTAGGCAGAGGGGCAGCACTGCCGGGCCATGTTGGTGATGGTCATTTGCATGTAGCTGAGCAGCTGATCCtgcaggaaagagaaggaagaggcagcTCAGGCTCTCTCCCAGcatcccctgcccctgcccctgtccCAGCTCACTCTGGCCAGCAAAGTGTTGTGGACAGAGCTGGGACACTGGGAGTGCCCTTCTCATCATGGTCTGTATTCCTCTCCTGCGGGGCTTGGTTGAGTTCCTCCCCACCTCAGAGCCTGAGCATCCTCCCCTGCAAAGAGGGAGGTTGGACTAACTCCTTTCAGAAGGGTTTCCTGGCCGGAGGCATCAGGGTCCACACCTCGTTAGAATCTGAGGACTGGGAAGGGGCATGGAGTGGGGTCCTGGACTTCAGACCTCCAGGATCCTGGTCTGCTGCAGCAGCTTAGAGACAAAGACCTCAAAGGGGCTCTGTAGACTGTGACCACCCCCCCAGCTCCCTCCCTAATCCCCTTGCCTCGGAAGCCTTGTCTTCAAACTCAGAACCCCCGAGGCCCAATCAGTCTGGACCTGAGCAGGTCTCACAGTCACTCCATGACCTCATCCTGTGCAGAGAAGGTGTGCCCAGTGCAGCCCTGTGCCCAAGCCATCATCCCAAGTGTCCTCCCACAGTCCCTGAGGCCAGAAGAACACAGACTGTTGCCTCCATTTATGGTGAGGAACCGGGGTCCAGCGGTGACCAGACCACATTCCCAAGGCCAGCAAGGGGCAGTGCAAGAGCTGAATTCTGGAATCCCTGGAAATCATGGCCATGGACTTTGGCCATGACTTGttctttctgagcctcatttttctcatttgtaaaatgagtgtGGGTAAAATTTACCAATATTCAACAACACCTACTCCAGGTCAGACTCTGTGCTAAGCACTGCCTGGAATGATCGGAGAGACACCAGGGTTGCTGAAGACAGTGTATAATAACCACTCACTTAAATgccattgttttattattaaccGCAAACATTATACAAGGACTAAGTGCTCAGCACAACATGAAGCCCTGGGACTGGGCTGGTGGATCCTAGCTCCGGTTCTTGGCAGAGCTCGGTCCTGAAATATCtgtggcctcagttttcccatctgtaaagtaaCCTTTGACCCCTCTAAGAGAGGGCCTTCGAAAGTAAACTGTCACCGAGGAGAAGTAAGTGGTGCgggtatgtctgtgtgtgtgtctgtatgtatatctctgtctgtgtctgtgtgtctgtacatgtgtttgtgtgtgtctgcgtgtgtgtctgACTGTGTCTGCGtttctgtatgtctgtgtgtgtctggctgtgtctgtctctgtgcatttgtgtgtatgtgtctggctgtgtgtgtgtttgtctgtctATATGTCTggttgtgtctgtgtgtctatgtgtctggctgtgtctatgtgtctgtgtgtctctgtgtctggctctgtgtgtgtgtgtgtctctgtgtgtgtgtgtctgtgtgtgtgtctgtgtgtgtatgtgtctgtgtgtctatgtgtgtgtgtgtctgtgtttctctgtgtctggctctgtgtgtgtgtgtccgtgtgtgtgtgtctgtgtgtatgtatgagtctgtgtgtgtgtctgtgtgtgtatctgtgtgtgtNNNNNNNNNNNNNNNNNNNNNNNNNNNNNNNNNNNNNNNNNNNNNNNNNNNNNNNNNNNNNNNNNNNNNNNNNNNNNNNNNNNNNNNNNNNNNNNNNNNNCCCTTAGCCCCACCCCCAGGCTGAAAGACTGGACTCACATTATAGCTGctgctggtgtgtgtgtttgcgtcCAAGTCAATGTCCTTCTGGTAAGTGATGCTGTGCTCCAGCTGCCACCACTGCTCCTGCTTGCGGTGACACTTCTTCTGCAGCTGATACAGCCGGATCTTGAGGCTCTGAGGCAGAGGGAATGGGTCATCTTGGTACAACAAACCCTCCAGGGCATGTGTCCTGGTCTGAGTCCCCAGGGTAGTATGTGCAATGACAGGATAGGAGGAAGGAACACTTCTGGGTGGCTGGGGCCATTCAAGGCACCAGAGACACAG
This genomic window from Piliocolobus tephrosceles isolate RC106 chromosome 6, ASM277652v3, whole genome shotgun sequence contains:
- the CCDC197 gene encoding uncharacterized protein CCDC197, with product MAAMDTGQRAGPSNPGDKEEDLQGLWQELYQLQAKQKKLKREVEKHKLFEDYLIKVLEKIPEGCTGWEEPEEALVEAMVKHYGKLFTASQDTQKRLEAFSQMSQAVHRSLESLEEGHRALMASLKIRLYQLQKKCHRKQEQWWQLEHSITYQKDIDLDANTHTSSSYNDQLLSYMQMTITNMARQCCPSAYSMPKSMDLFSKLNLIKEFMLDKMETVRLIALLKERRVCWSWNSLRDQGLRRHPKPFRKCPRSWVSTPRTPFPSPHASECSSLY